Below is a window of bacterium DNA.
CGCAGCCCCCGCTCGCCAGGGCAGGCGCCAGCGCCGCCTGCAGATCGGCGAGGCCCAGACCGGTCCCGGCGCAGCGGCCGGCCACCGGCAGGTAGCTGGCCTCGCCCGGGGCGAGCGCCACGCTGATCCCGACCAGGTCGGCGGCGAGCGGATCGAGTCCGGTCGTCTCCGTGTCGACGGCGAAGCGCGCTGCCGCGGCCAGCCGCGCGCCGAGGGCGGCCAGCTCCCCGGCGTCTTCCACGCAGCGGTAGCTGGCGAGCGGCGTCGCCCGGCTCTCGCCGAGGAACTCCGCGATCAGGCTCTGGAAGCCGCGATCGACGAGCCAGGCCTGCACGGCCTGGCGATCGGGGGCCCCGGGGCGCCAGGCGGTCTCCGGGGCCGGCAGCGGCAGGTCCTCGACGAGCCCGATCAACTCCCGGGCGAGATAGGCCTGCTCCCGCCCGGCCTCGAGCTTGCGCCGCAGCGCGGGCGCGCCGATCGCCGCCAGGTTGGCGTAGAGCGCATCCAGCGACGGGAACTCCGCGAGCAGCTTGGCGCTCCCCTTGTCGCCGATGCCCGGCACGCCGGGCACGTTGTCCGCGCTGTCGCCGGTGAGACTGAGGAAGTCGCGGATCCGCGCCGGGGGCACGCCGAACTCCTCGGCCACCTCGGCCGGCCCCAGCTCGCGCGCCGGCCTGGCGCCGCTGGCCGGACGCAGCAGGTGGATGCGCTCGTCGACGAGCTGGCAGAGGTCCTTGTCGCCCGAGGCGATGCGCACCTGCCAGCCCGCGGCCGCCGCCCGGCGCGCCGCGCTCGCGATCAGGTCGTCCGCCTCGTAGCCCGGGCGGATCTCGAAGGCGATCCCGGCCAGCGGCAGGAAGCGCTTGAGCTGCTCGACGCTCGCGCGCAACTCGACCGGCGTCGCCGCCCGCTGCGCCTTGTACGCGGGATAGCGCGCGTGCCGGAAACTCCCCCCGGGTGGGTCGAAGGCGACGAGGATGGCGTCCGGGGCCTGCTCGCGCCGCAGCGCGAGCAGGCTGCGCAGGAAGCCGAACTCCGCGCTCGTGTTCTCGCCGGCGCTGTTGGTCAGCGGGCTGCGGATCAGCGCGAAGTAGCTGCGGAAGGCCAGGGCATGGCCATCGATCAGGAGCAGCTTCACCCCGCCTCCTGGGGCCGGTAGAGGCCCGCGCGCTCGATGTAGGCCGCGACCGCCGGGGGCAGCCAGGGCGCCGGCCGCCCCGCCGCGATGGCGGCGCGGATCGTGCGGCTCTGAGCCGGGTGCGTCTCGCCGCTGCCCAGGCGGTGCGGCCAGGCAGCTGCGGGCGTCTCCCCGGGCCGCGCGACGACCAGCAGCTCGATCTCGGCGCAGAGCTGCGCGGGCTCGCGCCAGCTGTGGAGCTCGGCCAGGGCGTCGGCACCGAGGATGAGGAAGAAGTGGCAGCGTGCCCCGTCGCGCGCCTTGAGCGCCCGCACGGTGTCCAGCGTGTAGCTCGGCCCGCCGCGCTCTGCCTCGATGTCCTCGAGCCGGAGCCAGGGCTCGGCCGCGGCGAGCAGGCGCGCCATCGCGGCCCGCTGCGGATAGGGCGAGACAGCGGTGGGCGTCTTGTGCGGCGGCTGGTAGGCCGGCAGCAGCCAGACGGCGTCGAGCTGCCAGAGCGCGCGGGCGCGGCGGGCCAGCCAGAGGTGTCCTTCGTGCGGCGGATCGAAGCTGCCGCCGAGGAGCCCCACTCGCTCGCGCGCCGGGGCGCTCATCGCTCAGGGACCCAGCAGGGCCTGCGCGCGCCGGGCCAGCTCGCTGTCCGGTCGCTCGGCCTGGATGCGGGCGACCAGGCGCTCGGCCTCCGCCCGCTCCCCCTGGGCCAGGCGCAGGCGGATGAGGGCGAGTAGCGCCGTTTCCGCTTGCTGGCTCTCCGGCTGCTCGCGCAGGAGTTTCTCGTAGTAGAGGACCGCCGCCTGCGGCCGCTCCATGCGCTCGTAGAGCTGGGCGATCGCCAGGCTCTTCTTCGCGAGCTTCGCCCGCAGCGCCTCCAGGGAGCGCTGCGCCCAGGCCGCCTGCTCGCTCTGCGGGTAATCGAGCAGGAAGTCCGCCAGCATCTGGATCGCCTTGAGCGTCGGCGTCGCGTCGCGGTCGTAGGGCGGCGACTGGCGGACCCAGGCGAGCGCCTCGTAGAAGGCCGCCGCCGCGAGGGAATCGCTGCGCGGGTAGTCGCGCTGGAAGACCTCGAACTCGACCGCGGCCGTCGGATAGTCACCGTTCTCGAAGTAGGCGCGGCCGAGTTGGAAGTGCGCGTCCATCGCCTCCGCGCCGAGCCCGCTCTCCTCGAGGTAGAGCTGGTAGTCCTGGATCGCCGCCGGCCAGTCCCGGCGCGCGAAGGAGCGATCCGCGCGCTCTTTGCGACTCAGCTCGCGCCCCGCGGAGCAGGCGAGCGCCAGACTGCCCGCCAGGAGCGTCGCGCCCCCGAGCAGCCGCCCCGCTCGCCTCACCGCAGCCTCGCCTTCTCGAGGGTCGCCAGACGCTCGATCGCGCGGTCGTAGACCCGTCCCGTCTGGGTATTGCTCTCGTCGATGACTTTGCGGTAGCAGGCAACCGCCTCCTGGTACTCGCGCAGGCTCTCGTAGCTGGCGCCCAGCTCGAGCAGGGCTTCCGCCCGCAGGGGTGGGTTCTCGCCGAAGCCCAGGGCGCGGCGAAGGTAGGCGACCGCCCGCTCGTAGTCCATCCGCCCGTTCGCCGCCCGCGCCTGCTCGATGAGGAGTTCCTGATAGAGCCAGACCGCCTCGTGGCGCAGGCGATGCCGCGGCTCTCGGCGCAGGAAGGGCTCGAGGACGTCCAGCGCCTGCAGATCGTGCGCGAGCTGGTGCAAGCTCACCGCGTAGGGGTGGACCGCGTCCTGCGCCGCGCTGCTGTCCGGGTAGGCGGCGATCGCCTGGCCGTAGAGCGTCATCGCGACGGGCCAGTCGCGCCTGGCGTAGGCGTGCTCGGCCATGAAGAAGGCGTAGGGCCCGAGATCGAGCCGGGGCGAGAAGGCCAGGGCGGCTGCCCAGCGCCGCGCCGCGCGACTCTTCTGACCGGCGGCGAAGTCGACCCGGGCGCGCTGGTCGAAGAGCGCGGTGGCCGTCGTCGCCCGCGCCGGCTCGAGGCCGATCAGCGTCCGGAAGTAGCCCTCGGCCTCGCTGTCGCGGTCCAGGGCCAGCAGGCTGCTCGCCACGAGCTCGAGCGCTTCGGGATGCTCGGGCGCGCGCAGGAGGACGTAGAGCCCCTCCAGCTGCGCCTCCTCGTAGCGGCCCGCCGTGTAGTGCTCGCGACCGTCGCGCAGGTGCGAGCGGATCTCGCCGCCGCTGCAGCCGGTCCCCGCCAGGAGCGCGCCGGCGGCGAGGCCGGCGACCACGGCGCGCCCGCTCCGGCCAAGGCGCCGCCCCGCGGCGGAGCCGACTCTCGCCATCATTCGCTGCTCTGGTTGCTGAAGAAGAGGTAGACGAGGGCCGCCACCATGCCGGTGACGACGAAGGGCTCCGCCGACTTCGACCAGTCGCGCTCCTTCAGCTCCGGCGCCGTGAAAGGGTAGCTCGGCGAGGCGACCAGCTCGCGGAGGGCGTAGGGGAAACGGTCGGCCATCAGCACCTCGCGCTGCGTCGCGGCCAGTTCGCTGCCCGCCGTCGCGTCCAGCAGGCGGCAGGCGACGATGCAGGCCCCGTGGCGCTCGATTTCCTTGCGCGTCCACAGCGCGCTGCGATCGACGCCCGTGTAGGCGATGCGCAGATCGAGAATGCGGAACTCGAGGTGGCGGGCGCAGTCCCCGGGCCCCGGCGCCGGCGCGATGCCCTGGCGGCGCGCCGCCTCGGTGAGCGCCAGCTCCAGGAGACCGTTGCCCGCGTGCTCGGCCGCCGGCGCGATGAAGAGGCAATCCCCGGCGCGGGCGCCGAGTTCGGCCAGGCTGGCCGCCGCCACCTCGGCCGCCATGCTGTGGGCGAGACCGAGGTTGGTCGGC
It encodes the following:
- a CDS encoding DNA polymerase I; translated protein: MKLLLIDGHALAFRSYFALIRSPLTNSAGENTSAEFGFLRSLLALRREQAPDAILVAFDPPGGSFRHARYPAYKAQRAATPVELRASVEQLKRFLPLAGIAFEIRPGYEADDLIASAARRAAAAGWQVRIASGDKDLCQLVDERIHLLRPASGARPARELGPAEVAEEFGVPPARIRDFLSLTGDSADNVPGVPGIGDKGSAKLLAEFPSLDALYANLAAIGAPALRRKLEAGREQAYLARELIGLVEDLPLPAPETAWRPGAPDRQAVQAWLVDRGFQSLIAEFLGESRATPLASYRCVEDAGELAALGARLAAAARFAVDTETTGLDPLAADLVGISVALAPGEASYLPVAGRCAGTGLGLADLQAALAPALASGGC
- the nadD gene encoding nicotinate (nicotinamide) nucleotide adenylyltransferase, coding for MSAPARERVGLLGGSFDPPHEGHLWLARRARALWQLDAVWLLPAYQPPHKTPTAVSPYPQRAAMARLLAAAEPWLRLEDIEAERGGPSYTLDTVRALKARDGARCHFFLILGADALAELHSWREPAQLCAEIELLVVARPGETPAAAWPHRLGSGETHPAQSRTIRAAIAAGRPAPWLPPAVAAYIERAGLYRPQEAG
- the bamD gene encoding outer membrane protein assembly factor BamD; translated protein: MLPQSHRREQYPDGTGLRPRDRASGDPREGEAAVRRAGRLLGGATLLAGSLALACSAGRELSRKERADRSFARRDWPAAIQDYQLYLEESGLGAEAMDAHFQLGRAYFENGDYPTAAVEFEVFQRDYPRSDSLAAAAFYEALAWVRQSPPYDRDATPTLKAIQMLADFLLDYPQSEQAAWAQRSLEALRAKLAKKSLAIAQLYERMERPQAAVLYYEKLLREQPESQQAETALLALIRLRLAQGERAEAERLVARIQAERPDSELARRAQALLGP
- a CDS encoding tetratricopeptide repeat protein, which translates into the protein MARVGSAAGRRLGRSGRAVVAGLAAGALLAGTGCSGGEIRSHLRDGREHYTAGRYEEAQLEGLYVLLRAPEHPEALELVASSLLALDRDSEAEGYFRTLIGLEPARATTATALFDQRARVDFAAGQKSRAARRWAAALAFSPRLDLGPYAFFMAEHAYARRDWPVAMTLYGQAIAAYPDSSAAQDAVHPYAVSLHQLAHDLQALDVLEPFLRREPRHRLRHEAVWLYQELLIEQARAANGRMDYERAVAYLRRALGFGENPPLRAEALLELGASYESLREYQEAVACYRKVIDESNTQTGRVYDRAIERLATLEKARLR